The genomic interval TTAATCCTTCTGCCCTTATACTCTCTGCATCAAGCACAGATTCTATAGCTTCATAAGCAAGTGCCTCTTTGGCTTCTTTGACGCTCATTTCTTTTTTTATCTTATCTTGGCTGACATTAAGCACCTTAAAAATAGATTCTTGGACTTTTATCATATCTGGAGGCATATTTTCATCATTAAACTGCGAAATAGGTTTCTTACTTATCTCAATCTCAATCATCAAATCATCAACCTCACCCTTTATTACACGTTGCTTCATTTTGGTAAAGCTCATATCATATTCGCTTTTTTTTGCTTCACTTACGCCGCTTGGTAAAGGTGGGAGAAGCTTTTGAGTAATTTTTTCAATAATATAATCATTAATTTGCGCTTGAGCCCTCTGCCGATGCTCATTTTCTACAAGATTCACACTCGCAAGCACCAAATCCCGCACCATAGATTCTACATCACGCCCCACAAAGCCTACTTCAGTGTATTTACTTGCCTCAACCTTAACAAAAGGCAATCCCATCATTTTTGCCATACGGCGAGCAATTTCCGTTTTTCCCACACCAGTAGAACCTATCATAAGAATATTTTTAGGCGTAATTTCATCTTGCACTTCCTTATCAAGCTTCATTCGACGATAACGATTTCTTAACGCAATAGCTACTGCCTTTTTAGCATCATTTTGTCCTATAATATATCCATCAAGATATTCTACAATTTGTTTTGGTGTCATATTTTCTTTCATCTGCACTCCAATGTTATAATTCTAAAATTTTGATGTTTGTATTTGTGTAGATACATAACTCTCCTGCAATAGCTAAAGAATGCTCTACAATCTCTCTCGGAGGTAAAGAAGCATAATTATGTAAGGCGCGCGCCGCACTCAGAGCATAATTCCCACCACTACCGATAGCGGCAATTGTGCCATCTTCTGGCTCTACTACATCGCCTGTGCCACTTAAAATATAAATATGCTCGGTATTAAGCACTATCATCATTGCTTCAAGTTTGCGCAAATATTTATCCTTGCGCCATTCTTTGCTAAATTCTAATACACTCCGCACCAAATCGCCCTTACGCCCCTCCAAAATGCGCTCAAACATATCAAAAAGGCTAAAAGCATCAGCAGT from Helicobacter hepaticus ATCC 51449 carries:
- the hslV gene encoding ATP-dependent protease subunit HslV, with protein sequence MFEATTILGYKGEYNGKKCAIIGGDGQVTFGNCVLKNNATKIRTLYNGEILSGFAGSTADAFSLFDMFERILEGRKGDLVRSVLEFSKEWRKDKYLRKLEAMMIVLNTEHIYILSGTGDVVEPEDGTIAAIGSGGNYALSAARALHNYASLPPREIVEHSLAIAGELCIYTNTNIKILEL
- the hslU gene encoding HslU--HslV peptidase ATPase subunit yields the protein MTPKQIVEYLDGYIIGQNDAKKAVAIALRNRYRRMKLDKEVQDEITPKNILMIGSTGVGKTEIARRMAKMMGLPFVKVEASKYTEVGFVGRDVESMVRDLVLASVNLVENEHRQRAQAQINDYIIEKITQKLLPPLPSGVSEAKKSEYDMSFTKMKQRVIKGEVDDLMIEIEISKKPISQFNDENMPPDMIKVQESIFKVLNVSQDKIKKEMSVKEAKEALAYEAIESVLDAESIRAEGLRRAQENGVIFIDEIDKVAVGSKDGSRQDPSKEGVQRDLLPIVEGSVVNTKYGQIKTDYILFIAAGAFHLSKPSDLIPELQGRFPLRVELSMLDEESLYQILTQTKSSLLRQYQLLLDTEDIRLEFSDEAIRELARLSHNANQRTEDIGARRLHTTIERVLEDISFDVDTYKGKEVEITGDMVRERLGDLVENIDLARYIL